Proteins found in one Pontibacter sp. SGAir0037 genomic segment:
- a CDS encoding LptE family protein — MILRIKTKWVVNSLLLLVIGICNSCGVYSFTGTNIGSDIRTISIQSFENASGEGPANLTQLITNNFKQYYSRNTNLTILQRDGDLQLEGQIVSFSVAPAAIQREGNQDQASLNRLTLAVQVRFTNTKDPEADFDQQFTISQDFSREIDVTQISTNDINQLSERLIADVFTKSVANW; from the coding sequence ATGATATTGAGAATTAAAACAAAATGGGTAGTAAACTCCCTCCTGCTTCTTGTTATAGGAATATGCAACAGCTGTGGAGTCTATTCTTTTACAGGTACTAACATTGGCTCCGATATCAGAACCATCTCCATTCAGTCTTTTGAGAATGCTTCAGGGGAAGGGCCAGCCAACTTAACCCAGTTAATCACTAATAATTTTAAACAGTATTATAGCCGGAATACGAACCTGACGATTCTGCAGCGCGATGGCGATTTGCAATTGGAAGGGCAAATTGTTAGTTTTAGCGTAGCACCTGCCGCTATACAGCGGGAAGGAAACCAGGACCAGGCAAGTCTGAACCGTCTGACACTAGCTGTTCAGGTACGTTTTACCAACACAAAGGATCCTGAAGCTGATTTTGACCAGCAGTTTACGATTTCACAGGACTTTAGCCGTGAAATTGATGTTACGCAAATATCAACAAACGACATTAACCAGCTTTCAGAGCGCCTGATTGCAG